ATCATAGGCGAGGCTCCTTTCTTGTCCTTTTCAAACCAAGAAATCCTCGCCTTCTTTTTATCTCTAAGCAAAATTAAACTTTCCTTACTTTTTGCTCTTTTTTACCCCCAGTAATTAAATGCATCCAAAACACAAAAACCACGCAACTTTTCTTCATTTTTACCGATAAGTCCTCTGACTTGGATAAATAAGGAGAAAGGGCATGCAAAAGATTCTTCGTTTTTCACAGGAGGCAAGCATTGGCGGAAGTTCCCATCCTCCTCTGCCATTGCAGGCCCAGAGCAGTTCCCAGGGTCCGGGTGTACAGACGGCCTCTTTATCATTCCCTCAACAACCTAGGCATCCCAATTTTATTACACATTGGACCGATGATTTTGTTTTTTTGGCCCACGAGGTACAAAACAGGGTTCTCCCTTATACCAATCCTTTATTTGATTCGGCCCATCATTTTGTCGACAGACATCTGGCCAATACAACACTCAATCATGGCGCTAATGAATTTTTATCTGCGGTGCAGCATCAGGTGCTTACTGCTGATTTTACAATCGAAACGGGCCTGGCCCTGGTCACCTGTACCTTTGGGGGTTCTGTGGCCGGAGCCTTGGGGATCAAAAATCTGCTTTTGAGAGGTCTGGTGGTGCATCTGGCTTCCAGTCGTCTGCGCCAAGGTCTGGAATCACTTTATTACGGCGAAAACAGGATGCATCTGGTGGAGGTGAATCACGATGTGCGTGGGACACTCAACATGGGGGCCGCGGAATATGTGGGGCACTTTGCTCAACCTGTGCTTGCGGCACTTATTCCCGGATCCAGTTTAGTCAGTCAGGGCCTCAGTTATTTGCTGGCCCGTTCTTTGGGCGGGCTCACCATGAGTTTGGGAGCGGTGGCTGAAATTTTGGGGGCTCGTGTCTTGGATGGCTTATTGGGAGTTCATTATTTTGTAGAGCCCCAAAACGATAGCCTCGCCGCCCATTTTACGGTGCAGGCCCTCACAAAATCTTTCTTTAGTGATTTGGGAATGAATGCGGGGGGACATTTTATCGGCCCTGCCCTCCATGCCACGGCAAGGCAACACGATTCTCTTGGCCAGACCTTAAGAGAGCTATTGCCCACAACAAATCTTTCGCGGGTGTTTGCCGCCGGTGGAGTGCTGGGTTTGGGGGCCTTGTTTTTGAGCCATCCGCGGGAGGCCCTGGAACTCTTGGGCGTTGCGACACCTTTTTTGGGAATGGCGATGGCTGGAAAAGAGGGAGCTGATCCAGCAACAGTTCGGAGTTTGGACTCGCTTCTCGAGACTTTGTCCAGAAGACTTGACGATCCTGAAAATCCTGAGCTTACGCCTGAAGTGATTCGCTCTGTCTTTGGGGATGAAGGTCTCAATAAAATAATCAGAGGGCCAACCCCTCTCACTGAATCTGAGCAGACAAGTTTGATTGCCATGCTGGAGAGATATTCCGACGAGGAGTCTGAGTTAGAGCTTGCTGAACGCGCTCTTGCTGCGATGGAAGGTCTCTTTAGAAGGGGAGATTTGGAGGAAGCCCAGGAGCAGGGCTTAGGCCAGACGGGCTCAATCCTGATCGCCTAATGAATGCTCTCAGTTTTATCATTCTTGAGTACTATTATCAGAACCCTACTCGCGCGAAGACTGGCGAGGCAACTGCAACCAATTTCCGGGAGATCATTGAAACTCATGGGGCTTTTGGGGATTGTCTCCCTCTTTACAGGCTATTGCTGGTAAGTCTTCTCGGCAGCAAAGCGTCATCCTCATCTTGGCCAGGATTTGGCGATTTCATTGAGGAAGTTGCGAGAGAGAATATCCGCCCTGTTCCTCGGTCGAATGGTACGTTTCCTTTGGCCGATCGGAATAGCGTTGAAGCTTTTATCCGTCGGGTCTATGTCTTGTGCGAAGTTTTGCAGGCTGTGCAGTGGTGTCAAAAGGCCTTAACCGACACCCTGGGCCCACGGATTCTCGACCTTTTCCCCCGGCCTCCTGCTGGTTTTGTTACTACACCGCTAAGTGACAGAGGGGATGGATCTATCGCTCTTGAACAGTTTCTCAAAAACCAATCCGAGGATTTGTATGAGCTCTACCGTCGTGCCGGGTTCTTTGGTGGATGACATCCTTTTGACTTATTGACTCTGCTGTTCCTCCCCTTAAGCTAAGGGGAGGTTAGGAGGGGTTATGGAAGATCTTGCTGAACTCAAAAATACTGTAATTTGCACGGTTTTCCATAACTCCCCCAACCCCCTCTTAGCTTAAGAGGGGGCAATACCAAAAGATGTGTAGATACCTATGCCCACAAGGGGAGAGGGGATTTTTGTGTAACCGATTATTACAAATATCGCGTAACATGACTTATTGACTCAGCTTGCGCGACAATTTTTACTTTGCCTAAAATTTTTAAGTTTTATACGTTCGCTTCAAAACCAAACGTATAAAAACTATGCCAAAATATTTTGAACCTTTACTCCCCAGCACCCTTACCCGTTATACCGAACTTTTGCAGCAGGAGCGAAAGCTCTATTCGAATTTTTGATTGCAGAGAGGAAAGGGGATCTCCTGCTCGCTTGGGAAGATTTAAAAACAAGAGGGAAAAAATGGAAAGATCCTGTGCTTAAAAAATTGCAGCTCTTTGCAAAAGAAGAAAAGAGCTGGGATTGGGGGTGGATGGGTTAGATTTTTAGAGGGGAGAGGAAAATGGGAATCTTATCTTTTTTGAAGCACTTTTCAAATACTCCCGAATCACTTTTTCATATCCTTTTTCCTTGGGTAAGTAATAAACCTTCTCTTTCAATTCGTCCGGCAGATGTTGTTGCTCGGGGCTCAGGCCTTCTTGGTCATGGGCATATTGGTAGCCTTTTCCATAATCCAATTCTTTCATCAACTTCGTCGGAGCATTCCGCAAATGCAGAGGGGGAGGCAGTGCGCCGTATTTTTCCAGATCGGCTTTTGCGAATTTATAAGCCATATAGCTGGCATTGCTTTTGGGGGCCGAAGCCAAATAGGTGGCGGCATGGGCCAGCGGGATCCATCCTTCGGGCATGCCTACAAAATGAAAGGCTTGTTGGGCAGCGATAGCAACTTGTATGGCTTGCGGGTCGGCGTTGCCCACATCTTCCGACGCAAAGATTACCATGCGTCTGGCGACAAACAGGGGATCTTCGCCGGCTTCCAGCATCCTTGCTAAATAATAAACGGCGGCGTCGGGGTCAGAACCTCGCATGCTTTTGATGAAGGCCGAGATGACATTGTAATGATCTTCCCCTTTTTTATCATAAAGCAGGGTTTTCTTTTGCAGGGCCTCACTCAAGATCTTTTCATCCAACACCAGATCTTTATTTTGAGCTTGAGACCCCAGGGCCTTGGCATACATCACCGAAATTTCCACTGCCCCCAATAAACGCCGCGCATCGCCTTGGGCATAATCGACAATAAAGTTTTCGGCTTCCGGGCTTAGTTTTATTTTGCTTACTCCAAAAATAGTTTCAGTATCGTGCAAGGCCTGCTGAATCAGCTTTTTGAGGTCTTGAGGTTCCAGGGGTTTCAAGACAAAGACACGACTGCGGGAAAGCAGAGGGGCAATCACTTCAAACGAGGGGTTCTCCGTGGTGGCACCGATCATCAAAATATCACCAGACTCCACATGCGGTAAAAAGGCATCTTGCTGGGCTTTATTGAGGCGATGAATCTCATCCACAAACAAAATAGTAGACTTGCCAAACATTTTGAAATTATTTTTGGCCTTTTCGATCAGTTCTCGGGCCTCTTTGATACCAGAAAGTACGGCGGAGAAAAATTCAAAATTTCGTTTGGTTGTGTGAGCAATCAAATGGCC
The nucleotide sequence above comes from Deltaproteobacteria bacterium. Encoded proteins:
- a CDS encoding replication-associated recombination protein A, with product MSDLFDWQTKNQTSRHSSSQAPLAERLRPKNLDDFVGQQHLIAPGAVLRTLIESDTLPSLILWGPPGSGKTSLGHLIAHTTKRNFEFFSAVLSGIKEARELIEKAKNNFKMFGKSTILFVDEIHRLNKAQQDAFLPHVESGDILMIGATTENPSFEVIAPLLSRSRVFVLKPLEPQDLKKLIQQALHDTETIFGVSKIKLSPEAENFIVDYAQGDARRLLGAVEISVMYAKALGSQAQNKDLVLDEKILSEALQKKTLLYDKKGEDHYNVISAFIKSMRGSDPDAAVYYLARMLEAGEDPLFVARRMVIFASEDVGNADPQAIQVAIAAQQAFHFVGMPEGWIPLAHAATYLASAPKSNASYMAYKFAKADLEKYGALPPPLHLRNAPTKLMKELDYGKGYQYAHDQEGLSPEQQHLPDELKEKVYYLPKEKGYEKVIREYLKSASKKIRFPFSSPL